A region of Rhodospirillaceae bacterium DNA encodes the following proteins:
- a CDS encoding class I SAM-dependent methyltransferase gives MLAKPIKWKFEQICKCCSGVANLYGVVDFSKNSSEPQGVFLPLSGIPVYYYKCVECGFIFTTDFDDFSDDEFKEWIYNEDYTIVDPGWEQGRPRSTAETVIQKFKQFRETLSILDYGCGNGNVAKILREYGFKNVTNFDPMVDEFSSVPTGKFDLILCIEVFEHLVNPKSAFHEIAGFRSDDGIVFHSTLLQPKEIETVKLDWWYIGPRNGHISIFNTKSLFLSWLEVGLNVVSANQDIHIAFKTIPDFAADLLKQSIPPPREDIGNK, from the coding sequence ATGCTAGCCAAACCTATAAAATGGAAATTTGAACAAATCTGCAAGTGCTGCTCTGGAGTTGCAAACCTTTATGGTGTTGTTGACTTTTCAAAGAATAGCAGCGAACCGCAAGGTGTCTTCCTGCCTCTTTCGGGAATTCCTGTTTACTATTACAAATGCGTTGAATGCGGCTTTATCTTCACCACCGATTTCGATGACTTCAGTGACGATGAATTCAAGGAGTGGATTTATAATGAAGATTACACAATTGTTGATCCTGGTTGGGAACAAGGTAGGCCAAGATCTACCGCTGAAACAGTCATACAAAAATTTAAGCAATTTCGCGAGACACTGTCGATTCTTGATTATGGCTGCGGCAATGGGAATGTCGCGAAAATTCTTCGTGAATATGGTTTTAAAAATGTCACTAATTTCGATCCGATGGTCGATGAATTTTCGTCGGTGCCGACAGGAAAATTTGATCTGATATTGTGCATTGAGGTATTTGAACACCTTGTAAATCCCAAAAGTGCATTTCATGAAATTGCCGGTTTTCGGTCAGATGATGGAATCGTGTTCCACTCGACGTTGTTACAACCCAAAGAGATCGAAACGGTCAAATTGGACTGGTGGTATATTGGTCCGCGAAACGGGCATATCTCTATATTCAATACTAAAAGTCTATTTCTATCCTGGTTAGAAGTTGGATTGAATGTTGTTTCTGCCAATCAGGATATTCATATTGCCTTTAAAACTATTCCAGATTTTGCTGCCGACCTCTTAAAGCAATCAATTCCCCCTCCCAGAGAGGATATCGGTAATAAGTAA
- a CDS encoding FkbM family methyltransferase, producing MSVPEIYKQVDAKYGRMLYNPNDKYIGRSLNLYGEFSEGEIALFRQLIKPGFVVLDIGANIGCHTVFMAQAMENSGRVIAIEPQRLTHQLLCANVALNSLFNVQCFNNAVGDSEGSITVPVLNPRSELNFGGLDLRQHKEGETIKQITIDSLNLLSCEFIKLDIEGMELMALMGARETISKYMPPIYLENDRKENSDDIIRFLTSMGYRMYWHLPPLFNPNNHRKNPNNIFGDIVSRNMFCIPTNIEVNVTNMQEVKVPAEP from the coding sequence ATGAGCGTACCGGAGATATACAAACAAGTAGATGCCAAGTATGGGCGCATGCTGTACAACCCTAACGATAAGTATATAGGGCGCTCTCTGAATCTCTATGGTGAATTTTCGGAAGGAGAAATAGCTCTATTCCGACAACTTATAAAGCCTGGCTTCGTCGTACTCGATATTGGTGCGAATATTGGCTGTCATACTGTCTTCATGGCCCAAGCCATGGAAAACTCAGGGCGGGTCATTGCCATAGAACCCCAGCGCCTAACACATCAACTTCTCTGCGCCAATGTGGCCCTTAATAGCCTTTTTAATGTTCAATGCTTTAACAACGCCGTTGGTGATAGTGAGGGGAGCATTACTGTTCCCGTTTTGAATCCCAGATCTGAACTTAATTTTGGCGGATTAGATTTAAGGCAACATAAAGAAGGAGAAACAATTAAACAAATTACCATTGATAGCCTAAATCTTCTCTCGTGTGAGTTTATCAAACTTGATATAGAAGGCATGGAATTAATGGCTCTTATGGGTGCCCGAGAGACTATCTCTAAATATATGCCCCCCATTTATCTAGAAAATGATCGAAAAGAGAACTCTGACGATATCATCCGTTTCCTAACATCGATGGGGTACCGAATGTATTGGCACCTGCCACCGTTATTTAATCCTAACAATCATAGAAAAAATCCAAACAACATATTTGGAGATATAGTTTCCCGAAACATGTTTTGCATTCCCACTAACATTGAAGTCAATGTAACAAACATGCAGGAAGTTAAAGTTCCGGCGGAACCTTAA
- a CDS encoding STAS domain-containing protein produces MDLPSETTGDIVIISPAGRIDHNSAEVFTDAIVSHVDNCAESNQKAIIDMSGVTYMSSVGLRALMIAAKRSKELDVQIVVAGMQPEMKEIFEISRFHLIFDTYASVFDATTELSQ; encoded by the coding sequence TTGGATTTACCATCAGAAACAACCGGGGATATCGTTATTATTTCGCCCGCCGGACGTATCGATCACAATTCAGCGGAAGTTTTTACAGATGCGATCGTTTCTCACGTAGATAACTGCGCCGAAAGCAACCAAAAAGCTATCATCGATATGAGCGGTGTGACGTACATGAGCAGTGTCGGGTTGCGGGCCCTGATGATTGCGGCGAAGCGCAGTAAGGAACTTGATGTACAGATCGTTGTTGCCGGCATGCAGCCTGAAATGAAGGAAATATTCGAAATTAGTCGATTCCATCTCATCTTTGATACTTATGCATCTGTTTTCGATGCGACGACTGAACTCTCTCAATAG
- a CDS encoding RNA-binding protein, which produces MKLIVLNLPRDFSEDSLAKLFKTHGNIKSCNLVIDDKTGGSKGFGFVEMAVENEAAIAIKELHGSKVNKNKIRVKLAD; this is translated from the coding sequence ATGAAATTAATTGTTCTTAACCTGCCCCGCGATTTTAGCGAAGATTCCCTGGCAAAACTGTTTAAAACCCATGGCAATATCAAATCCTGCAACTTAGTAATTGATGATAAAACCGGAGGTTCAAAAGGCTTTGGCTTTGTGGAAATGGCGGTAGAGAACGAAGCTGCCATCGCCATCAAGGAATTGCATGGCAGCAAGGTAAACAAAAATAAAATTCGTGTTAAACTTGCAGATTAA
- a CDS encoding FkbM family methyltransferase gives MRDPSNTLVNIGLKLQQDGKISSAAEKYTEALQLDPNNIDALNLLGILRGGQNDYAEAERLLAQAITLNPELAELHNNHGFALKQLAQYEEAIASYRTAIELDPGHKEAHNNLSHALLTIGNFKEGWEYYDWRWQSRLATSKKPTFSQPTWRGEENLQGKTIFLYAEQGYGDTLQFLRFVPLVVQKGAYVILRVPPPLKSLLYNSKNIQIIDSEPNSNFDFHSPLMSLPRALGTQIKTIPAPFHSLSISKHFVNKWQPIFRDVTGIKVGLAWSGRRTHGNDQYRSISLETLLPLFEIEGIHYVSLQKEVSDHDAHLLKELPQMVHLGEKLEDFSDTAAIISQLDIIITVDTAVLHLAGSLGKPVCGLIPFRPDWRWLADRTDSPWYPMLKLYRQPLLNEWSNVVQNVCEDLRILSGHKNQKIPNSRITRSSQNKNSSPTFSAQLSRTESLALILHRIQNRNFKSAIHLCQQMAAIDFEDFTFDALIAYIYHVTGAQEDEKACWGKIGTIDKAGLVHLQNKLIEDMHEYTRDNLMVIKNFLNSLAAQTSEPGLLQQNIWKIEKLTGLNKAYFSEAGQDLFVDQTLLKQKPDGVFVDIGAFDGFTGSNTLFFEKFRGWAGICIEASPTYFRPLAKLRSAECINVAISNTEGEASFFEITRGLEQMSSLTENLPDNMQEISKKRGDFEGREITVPTATFGKIAKDRSLKYVDYCSIDVEGGEMKVLEGIDFDYTDIHIFSVENIQSRSNDFERIRTFLRDRNYTLLKKIGADDMFVKS, from the coding sequence ATGCGTGACCCCTCAAATACTCTTGTAAATATTGGCCTCAAATTACAACAGGATGGGAAAATTTCGAGCGCCGCGGAAAAGTATACTGAGGCACTGCAACTCGACCCCAACAATATTGATGCCCTAAATCTCCTCGGTATTTTACGAGGGGGACAAAATGATTACGCGGAAGCAGAACGTCTCCTAGCTCAGGCGATAACATTAAATCCAGAATTGGCGGAACTACATAATAATCATGGGTTTGCGCTTAAACAATTGGCGCAATATGAAGAAGCAATCGCGAGTTATAGAACAGCCATTGAACTCGATCCGGGCCATAAAGAAGCACACAATAATCTGAGCCATGCTCTCCTCACGATTGGAAATTTTAAAGAAGGCTGGGAATATTATGATTGGCGCTGGCAAAGCAGATTGGCAACCTCCAAAAAACCTACCTTTTCTCAACCTACATGGCGTGGCGAAGAAAATCTCCAAGGCAAAACTATTTTCCTATACGCCGAACAGGGTTATGGAGACACACTACAGTTTTTGAGATTTGTGCCGCTTGTCGTTCAGAAAGGTGCCTACGTAATTTTGAGAGTGCCGCCGCCACTTAAAAGTCTGTTGTATAATTCAAAGAACATTCAAATCATCGATAGCGAACCAAATTCTAACTTTGATTTTCACAGTCCACTAATGAGTCTGCCACGAGCGCTCGGAACCCAAATTAAGACTATTCCTGCACCATTTCATTCACTGTCGATATCGAAACATTTCGTGAATAAGTGGCAACCGATTTTCCGTGACGTCACCGGGATAAAAGTTGGACTGGCATGGTCTGGCCGTCGCACACATGGCAACGATCAATACCGCTCGATCTCTCTAGAAACTTTACTTCCATTGTTTGAGATTGAGGGTATCCATTACGTAAGCCTTCAAAAAGAAGTTAGCGATCATGATGCTCACCTCCTAAAAGAATTGCCTCAAATGGTTCATTTAGGAGAAAAATTGGAAGACTTCTCGGATACGGCTGCGATAATTTCACAACTAGATATTATCATAACCGTGGACACGGCTGTCCTCCATCTTGCCGGTTCATTAGGGAAGCCCGTTTGCGGGCTAATACCCTTCCGACCTGATTGGAGATGGCTCGCAGATAGAACCGACAGCCCATGGTATCCGATGTTGAAACTCTACCGTCAACCACTTCTAAATGAGTGGAGCAATGTTGTTCAGAATGTGTGTGAAGATCTAAGAATTTTGAGCGGTCATAAAAATCAGAAAATTCCTAATTCTCGTATAACGCGTAGCTCGCAAAATAAAAATAGCAGCCCAACGTTTAGCGCCCAACTCTCGCGAACTGAATCTTTAGCCCTAATTCTTCATCGAATTCAAAATAGAAATTTTAAATCAGCAATTCATCTTTGCCAGCAAATGGCTGCCATAGATTTTGAAGATTTCACGTTTGACGCCTTAATAGCCTATATTTATCACGTGACTGGAGCCCAGGAAGATGAGAAGGCCTGTTGGGGAAAGATAGGAACGATTGATAAGGCTGGGCTGGTTCATCTACAAAATAAGCTCATCGAAGACATGCACGAATATACGCGCGACAATCTAATGGTCATAAAAAATTTCTTAAACTCGCTTGCTGCTCAAACGTCTGAACCCGGCCTGCTCCAGCAAAATATCTGGAAAATTGAAAAATTAACTGGCTTGAATAAAGCATATTTTTCGGAAGCAGGACAAGATTTGTTCGTTGATCAAACGCTTCTGAAACAAAAGCCCGATGGGGTCTTCGTCGATATTGGCGCCTTTGACGGCTTCACTGGTAGCAACACTCTATTTTTTGAAAAATTCCGGGGATGGGCGGGTATTTGTATTGAAGCAAGTCCGACGTATTTTCGCCCCTTGGCCAAATTACGGTCGGCTGAATGCATAAATGTTGCAATTTCAAATACTGAAGGGGAGGCCTCTTTCTTTGAGATCACGCGCGGTTTGGAACAAATGAGCTCACTGACCGAAAATTTACCCGACAATATGCAAGAAATTTCAAAAAAGAGAGGAGATTTCGAGGGGAGAGAAATTACCGTTCCCACTGCGACGTTCGGAAAGATCGCAAAAGACCGGTCCTTAAAGTACGTAGATTACTGTTCTATAGATGTGGAAGGTGGTGAGATGAAGGTTTTGGAAGGGATTGATTTTGATTACACGGACATCCACATTTTTTCTGTCGAAAACATCCAATCGCGGTCCAATGATTTCGAACGCATAAGAACATTTTTGCGTGATCGGAATTATACGCTTTTAAAGAAAATTGGCGCAGATGACATGTTCGTAAAGAGTTGA